In Neomonachus schauinslandi chromosome 8, ASM220157v2, whole genome shotgun sequence, the genomic stretch GAGAGATTCTGGGCTCACACCCTTCAGGTAGCTTTCTGTTCTGAGCCAGCGAGCAGGGTTAGCCCATAGCTGGGAGCTGTGGTGATTCCCACGCATGAAGGCAGCTGCTGGCACCAATCCAGCACTTGCAGCAATGGAGGGCCTCACCGCGCCCGTGACCACACAGACCGCAGGAACGCAGAGGCGGTCGGTCGGAGATGACTGTATTGGGCCATCAGCCCAAGAGGCCTTCCCTCCGGGAGCTGGGATGTGGCCCCGGCCTTACAGAGAGTGACCTATAGCTGGAGACAGACCAGGGCGCCAGTGAGCTGGGGAAAGTGGACAAAGCACTGTGCGGTAGAGTCTGAAGCAGCAGAGTGTGGGCCCTCCATTTCGATGGTGGAGGCCAGGTgacttccccagcctccctccaggTTGCTCCTCTGTATGAGGCTGCTGACCCTCCCTAAGGCCATGGGACAAGCTCATTTaccttgactctttttttttcttttttttttttaagattttatttatttgacatagagagagagacagcgagagagggaacacaagcagggggagtgggagagggagaagcaggcttcccgccgagcggggagcccgatgcggggctccatcccagaaccctgggatcatgacctgagccaaaggcagacgcttaacgaatgagacacccaggcacctctacCTTGACTCTTCTCATCTGTCCCATTTGTAGCTGGCCCTCTTCAACTACATAatagctcttgctctctcactctgtgaaTACACATGGAATTCattcacattaacaaaagatGACATATAATCCCTATGTTAGCATCATATCAATAAATCTGTGTCGAGTGATGTTCCTAGTAGAAACCTTACTTCATTCTCACTGTGAGCCTACGGAGTAGGGAGGTCAGAGACtgtccccactttatagatagagaaagagaggccCGGAGAATCTGGGCAGCCACGCTGAAGATCACAGAGCTACTAAGAGGCGACTGTGATTAGGGGACTTGAACACAGCTTTCTTTTCTCCACCCTATTGCTGCAGTATTTGCATTTCAACAGGGATCAGAGCCCTGTGCGAGAGGCCTGTGGCTCCAACTGTGGACTTCGACGTTAGACATTAACCTTGAGACACACAAAATGGACTCTTTCGGGGCAGCCCTGAATCACACAACACAAGTTGCTGCCTTTGCCTTCACTTCACCTCTGTGCTCAGGCAAGTTAGAGAAAATGGCCTGAGCTTCGCTTTACCTGTTcataaagtggaaataatttcCTAGGGTTTTCTGAGAATTTCCTGAAAtacctcttttccttctcttccccattttACCTACACACAATGCAAGATGTGCTCAATCAGAACCACAGGCTCACCCAGTGCCTGCAAAGACCCATTTCCTATTGCCTCCTCTCTGCTTTGGCTCCTAGCCTTTTCTCTGTCCCCCTCAATGCCTGTGTCCAGCCATGCCAGACTTCCTTCGCTTCTCAAACCACCCAAGCCTTCTTCCCCCTCGGTATTTTTGTGCATGGGGGTTCCTCTGCCTGAAACCCACTCTGCCCTAGTCCTGTCCTCCTTGCTTCTCATCCTCAGCTGTCAGACCAAGTGTCACTCCTTCAGGAAGGACTAAATAGCTTCCTCCCGTTATTCTTTCTCACTGTATCCTGTAATTTTCCTTTGGTATTACAATTTGTAAGTATATGTGAATCCTCTGTTTACTGGTTTAATATCTGTCTTCTCCACTAGACCACAGACCCCCAGTTGGCCACTGTCTCTTTAGCACCTGGTAGAGAATCTAGCATATAAGGCATGttccataaatacttgttgactgtGTGTTGGATTAATACTGCTCTGACCTCTCTCCCTTGGGATTTCTTCCTAAACCCTCCTCACCAGGTCATGTACTACATTCCACAGAAAAAGCATTCCCATGGAGCTCACATCCCTGAccgtttcttcatttttttcctcaacatttatttatacattattattaggTTGCATTCTCTGGTTGTTTTGCAATTACTTCTCCCCTTATTCGTTTTTCAAGGGCTAAAACTCTTTCAGTATCTTTTTTGGAATCCTCCATAAACCTAATAGAATAGCTGGAAATGTTCTTAGTGCTCAGTAATCTCTTGACGAGCAAATGAATAGACCAGTCGATCAGTCCTGGTATATCCCTTTCCACATAGCAAACGTGGAAATACCATTGCAAGAAAACAATTTCTACCCATGGCCCACTGCTGGAGTCCCTCTTCTCGGGTTACTATTTTGAGTTTCAATAAGAAACAAACCATCTTATCTTGAAAGGGGGATTGGATTTACTTTTAATAAGAAAGGCTGAATTGAAAGCTtgcattttccccccaaatttaataATAGCACTAGTAAAGCCTTACACTCCTCAACCAGCCTTATTTCAGGAATAAGAGTACAAAGCTTCCCGGCAAGCTTCTGTCATGATAGAAGAATGAGACCCATATCACCAAATCTGTGTGAATTCATTGAGAGCCAGAAGGGGGTCACACAGCAGGGGAATCTAGTCTGAGCATGTTTCCAAACCTCAGTCAGTCCAATCCAGGACCGGGCAGAGGAGGCGAAGGGCAACATCAGGTTACTTGGAGCCACTGTCCTCCAATATCTGAGGTCCTGATAGTTGCCACTGATGACCTCGGGGAGTAAAGAACTAGCTTTTGATCTCACCCCCTTCAcaattagaacaaaacaaaacaaaacaaaaaaacatgcaaGTAAAATATGTCATTGCTATGCCCCAAATGATCACTTACTGAAAAGGAATTTCTACATTTGTCTGGTTATTCTGGAGCAGAACCTTCAGTTTATTATTTGCCCTACTGGCAAACCTCAGGTTACCCAGCTGCTCATTTTATCAGTGTTCTTTGAATGACTAACAGTAACAACAAATATATGTACGTACACACACAGggaatatatatgttataatatatgCATTAGTTCACTCTGACAATTGCCCAGCAGGTTCTGTCTAGTTAGGAGCTTCCCCCTAGTTTAGTATTGGATCTTATAACATGGGCCAGGAAAAGGAAGGCAAGTTTGGGTAAATAGCTGTTACACCCTGAACATTGTCAAGGTCAGTATGGGTTTCTCCATGAAGTATCACTTAATCGCCTGTACTCCCCCTCTGTGGCTTTGTGACAAACCACAGAGCCTGTTAGAGACGCCTGCTGATGagtccccttctctccctgtctctcaggCTGCAGAAGTCCCGAAGGTTGATGGAGGGCCATGCTATTCAAACAGCAGGCGTGGCTGAGACAGAAGCTCCTGGTGCTGGGAATCCTTGCCGTTGGGAGTCTGCTGTATCTAGTCGCCAGAGTTGGGAGCTTGGATAGGTAGGTAATTCAACACATACTTATGCCTGTGTGACTTCAAGTGTCTCTTGATTTAAACTTCCTTAGGACATAATCCTGAACCTAtccatttgttttcctctctcaaaATTCCCAAGAAATGTGCTTTTCTGCAATATTGGTTTTGATTTATTGAGCCTTTAAAAGAAAGAGCTCCAAGTTGCTCAAACCAAGGTGTTCGTCAAGATCCATTTGTATTCTGTGTGCGTTGACATTTGTTTTCAGAGAAGGGATAAAGCCGTATATGTTAAAAATGTCCTTTACAAGAGCTCAGTGTGGTCTGTGTGCATCTGGTTGTCGACCTCTAGCCATCGCAAAATAGTGATGCTGTAtctatttatcttcattttgaaatttatgagTGAGCAATGAATGTGCTATTGGGAAAGTTAAAATTATGTATGAGTCTGGAAAGGAGCTCATCAAGTTGGAATCCATTGCTTTGGAAAGATGGCTGCAGGCTTGGGGAGTTTTAACCATGTTAATTAAGTCTGGTTTCCAGGAGCTGAAAGGACCAGATGAGGAGGCTGTCGCTCAGAGTAATTGCccagaaaacaatggaaaaatccAGGGAGAGGAAATTTATAGAACTAGCACTTGGCTCTAAATAAGCAAACTGTTGAGAGGTACTAACTAGACTTGTAAGAAGTCCCCCCAAATATCAGCTGGCTTCACATTGAGTACCTCTGGACTGTCCCACATTTGGTATGATTGGAAAAGACAAAGACGTTAATTTCTGAAATGAGAAGCTCCCTTCTTTGCCCTTTAAAATTAATTCTTGCACCAGAAAGTTGGAAATATGTTCTCTATGAATTCACTTCCCATTTTCCATGAAAATGCAGCcatacttaaaatgaaaatatcttccttaaaatttcccttttctaaTCTATAGGTCTTATCACTAggttatttaacaaataatattgcagtggtttttattttccttcagccAGTGTCAGTTTCAACTAGTAAAGTGAACCCGTCTGATGCTTTTCAATTCAAAATTCCTAAGTGAACTTCCCACTCACTGGTTGCTAACTATGGGAAATGGTATAATCCAGAGCTTGTCACTGACTTCAAGTAGTTCTCTAAAGTGGTACTTAGTTATTAATGAAAAGCCTTGAGGTGGGCACCATTGTCCTGTCCCTGATGGAACTTTTATGTCAAGTTCTTCCCAATACCTTCAGTTAGCTCccaatcatttcctttttattgagtGATTGATCCAGTGATCATTAACACAGTAGTTATTTAGTCaatgattcttttcatttttaacttggTGTCTGGTCTCTGATGGGACAGCTTTTGGGCTTTCCCAAAACCTCTAATTTGAGAGTTTGAACAAAATTATGTCTGAAAGTGACACACACTTACTTAGGCCTATCCTTTAGTAACTGAAGACCCTGCTCTCTGGGTGGGGGGCTGAGCTGTCCCTTCCGGTCCTAAgattccatgtttttttttttccatgtctgAGGCCCATGCTCAGCATCTACTCttcaggaaatagaaataatatgtTTTCTCCTACCATGAGTTAGGAAGTCAAAAAGCAATTGTTCTGCAAGGTATGAGCTGCCAAGGTGGAAggtagaaagaggaaggaaggaaagaaagaacagccTTTCTAGAAGTAGggaaattctttcctgctctAACAGGACAGAGATGGTCTGTTTCAGGCTCTCTTGGCCAGAGTTCTGCAAGAGAATTAAGTCCTTACAGAAAAGGATCGTTCTAGATGCATTGGAGAGAAGTCCATCCATTACATTCAACAGATGCTGTAGTGAATTAGGGCTTAATGTTCAACCAGAACCCAAGAAGAGCTGAAAGATGAATTTGTGATATCCCCATCAATGtcacaattaaaaatatctttgactACGTATGTGTTACTACTTTTATATCTTACACGTAGAGCTCTAGCATATTAATCTTGttaacaaatttataaaaacaaaattcatgtttccctaaaatattaaatgtgaacCCCGTTATTTTTTATACTAttccatattttcatgttttccacAATGAGCATGAGTTGtttctaaaatcataaaaaacaaacaccacaaacaaataatatatgagtATAGTTTTCCATAAGCATTCTGATAGACGTTTAAACAGACAGGCAAACTCTTTCCCCTCAGTTCTGTAGAATGCCGTGGCATGACAGAGTTTCCCTCTTCCTTTAATTATAAACATTACAGAAGATGAGAATCGTACAATAGGGTCTCTTGGGAAAAGCAAGAGACAGCCTCATTGCCACAGAGAGGGGAACATAGACACGAAATAATTAGGATAGCTAGAAGCTTCAGTTGGAGGATTGGCTTAACAGCCATTTTGACTAATCTTACACCCTTTAGCAAGAAGGCTAAAATGCCTTTTCAGATAAACTTAGGGAAGTTAGAATGAATTTCAGTTAGGTTCCAGACTGTTACCCAAAAGGAAACTCCATATGCCACCCATAGACATTGGTCGTGCCAAATCAAGCAGTAACTCTAGTCTAATATCATTATGATTATTACCACGcctttctctctgaaaaaaagcAGTGGTGGTGGCTCATTATTTAGGGCAATGCTGAAGTGGAAATCCTCCTTTCTGGCTCCATCCATTGCACTTCTTCCTTCCTATGCTTGAGTCCCTGATATCCCTGGGCTTGGCAGTGAGAACCCAAAGCTTCTGGCTCTGCCAAGGTCTGGTTGATTTCTGGTCCCAGGCGTGGGAGGTGATAGACAGCACTTGCTGATGGCGTTGGATTTGTTCCTACATTCAGCAAAGTAAAAACATAATCTCGACCTCtttagacagaaagagagagagagagaggcagaagaaatAGAGTATTTGCCTAGCTGTCCCCAAGGCCAATGGCAGAAATTCTCATAGAACGAAAAGCTCAGCAAGTGCCAAGATTGGATTTTTGCAGGTTGATGATACAACTAGCCACGGGCAGAGACTGGGACCTCTACTCAGATTAGATCTCAGAGATTTCTAAGCGCCACGTGAGTGCTACTGAGCTGCAAGAAATACTACCCCACGAAACCCAAAAAACATGGCCTCCTAGCCAGCCTTCGGCCTCCCAGCTGAAGATGGTCATCTTTTGCCTTTCGAGTTTTCTAAATGATGTTAACTGGTGAGCTGTTAAAAGGCTATTAGTATGGCTGGTGTCACTTGTCTGTCCTGGACTGCGAACATCAATGCATGCTGTAGTCAATTAAGTGCTTGGcgaataaaaattttaaggagcCCTAATAAAAATAATCCCATCAATTATGTGTGCTCCATTTAATACAGGgttgcttaaaataaaatttcccaaaCATATGTTCATTATGGATTGTAGCAGGCTGGGAACCAGTGGTTTTATTTATGCATCTAAAGTCTTACTCCAGCTAGGGAAGCAGAAAAATGACAAGTTAGTCGCCAGGAGCTTCTAAAAGCCGCTTTCTGTTGCTTTCAGGCTACAGCCCATTTGCCCCATCGAAGGCCGATTTGGAGCCCGCGGCCAGGCCGAATTCCCTCTCCGCGCCCTGCAGTTTAAACGTGGCCTGCTGCACGAGTTCCGGAAGGGCAACATTTCCAAGGATCAGGTTCACCTTCATGACCTGGTCCAGCAGCTCCCCAAGGCCATTATCATTGGGGTGAGGAAAGGGGGCACCAGGGCCCTGCTTGAGATGCTGAACCTCCATCCAGCTGTGGTCAAAGCCTCTCAAGAAATCCACTTTTTTGACAATGATGAGAATTATGCCAAGGGCATTGAGTGGTACAGGAAAAAGATGCCTTTTTCTTACCCACAGCAAATCACAATTGAAAAGAGCCCAGCATATTTTATCACGGAGGAGGTTCCGGAAAGGATTTACAAGATGAACTCATCCATCAAGTTGTTGATCATTGTCAGGGAGCCAACCACAAGAGCTATTTCTGATTACACTCAGGTGctagaggggaaggagaggaagaataaaaCTTACTACAAGTTTGAGAAGCTGGCAATAGACCCTAATACCTGTGAAGTGAACACAAAATACAAGGCAGTAAGAACCAGCATCTACACCAAACATCTGGAAAGGTGGTTAAAATACTTTCCGATTGAGCAATTTCACATTGTCGATGGAGATCGCCTCATCACGGAACCTCTGCCAGAACTTCAGCTCGTGGAGAAGTTCCTAAATCTTCCCCCTAGGATAAGTCAGTACAATTTATATTTCAATGCTACCAGAGGGTTTTACTGCTTGCGATTTAACATTATCTTTAATAAGTGCCTGGCGGGCAGCAAGGGGCGCATTCATCCAGAGGTGGACCCCTCTGTCATTACCAAATTGCGCAAATTTTTTCACCCTTTCAATCAAAAATTTTACCAGATCACTGGGAGGACATTGAACTGGCCCTAAAATAATAAGTCATATAACACTATGTGTTGTGGCTGGAGACACAAAATGTCTCCTCTAGATTAAAATATGCACTTTTCTTAGACACAACTATCCAAGTCATTTTTCCGTGTGTACTTGTACATACACAGTGTGTGACCAAATATAAGATCAATTCTTTTTCTAttgaaaagttacaaaaaaataattcgCTGTCCAAGTAGTTGCATCTTTTAAgatatttacaaaaagaaaaggtggTGGTATTAGGGGAAAGTGACTTCAGCTCTTCTCAAAGAGTTTAGTCTTCCTTTGAGTCAGAATTTGTCGCCCGCCATTTTCATAGAGTTAAGCCAAAAGATGATGTGTGAAAACGTACCAATGGCTGTGAAGCTTCAGGAAGTAGAAGATTCAGTTATGCATTCTTTTCTAAGGGAAAGCTGGCTCTTTAATTCAGCTCCTGAATTGGTGCCGTGGAAacagaaaatactattttcttattATTCGAAAGAATGTCATATCTCATAAAATTGACATTGTCCCGAAGTTCCTGTGGTGATTTTGCACTATTGTTTTCTCATATAGACCATGGTGTTACTTGTAGCATGTCAATCACACACTGGAAAGTTAAAGTCCTTTTACTTCCATGTTCTGTGTCAACAAAGAGAAATGTCATGTACATAATGTATATTGTTGTAAATACTGGTTTCACACTAAGTAATTCTATTTTGTAAACTGAATATGGCTATTtaatttattgtgaaaattaaatttattgtggtatttaaaaatggaatggatTAAAATTACTCTCTgtgcaaccttttttttttttttttttactcattttgttttaCACACCCCCTGCTGGCTCCCCAAATTGAAGCTGTTTATGTGCATATGAGCGCGCTTGGAAATAGGTGCTTCCCGGTTGGATTTCTGTACCcttgtgaaaatgtttttatgaagTGAGGttgagtatattaaaaaaaaaaaatctcagccatCTGGAAATCTAGTAATAGAGCCACCTCAAAGAATACTAGTTTTTCTGCTACAACTTTGTAACAATTAATTTACATGCAGTTTCTGCTGTgtcaggagagagacagaaatactTTAACATAATCAAGGCATAGAAGAATCAGTTTTATTTGAACCTCTAATCAGAGTCAGACCAGTcgagaaattaaataaaataagattaggAAACGTGTGTGGCCTCTGTACTGAAAGCGGCTGATGCTTCAAAAATGAATACA encodes the following:
- the HS3ST5 gene encoding heparan sulfate glucosamine 3-O-sulfotransferase 5; translated protein: MLFKQQAWLRQKLLVLGILAVGSLLYLVARVGSLDRLQPICPIEGRFGARGQAEFPLRALQFKRGLLHEFRKGNISKDQVHLHDLVQQLPKAIIIGVRKGGTRALLEMLNLHPAVVKASQEIHFFDNDENYAKGIEWYRKKMPFSYPQQITIEKSPAYFITEEVPERIYKMNSSIKLLIIVREPTTRAISDYTQVLEGKERKNKTYYKFEKLAIDPNTCEVNTKYKAVRTSIYTKHLERWLKYFPIEQFHIVDGDRLITEPLPELQLVEKFLNLPPRISQYNLYFNATRGFYCLRFNIIFNKCLAGSKGRIHPEVDPSVITKLRKFFHPFNQKFYQITGRTLNWP